The following are encoded together in the Pseudoalteromonas ruthenica genome:
- a CDS encoding 50S ribosomal protein L25/general stress protein Ctc encodes MSNDFYTFDAEVRTELGTGASRRLRRADKVPAILYGAGKDAVSLTLDHNKVNQAQDHEGFYTHILTLNIGGESVEAILKDIHRHPFKPKITHLDFQRVDPNSKIHTNVPIHFIGDEEVSKKGATAVHQLTEIEITCLPKALPEFIEVSVADLVPGDSLHLSEIKLPAGVVSVELAKGADHDQAVVTVNANKAAPAEDSEEASDSDAE; translated from the coding sequence ATGTCTAACGATTTTTACACATTTGATGCAGAAGTACGTACAGAGCTAGGTACTGGTGCGAGCCGCCGCCTACGTCGTGCAGACAAAGTTCCTGCGATCCTTTACGGTGCAGGCAAAGACGCTGTATCACTAACGCTTGACCACAACAAAGTGAACCAAGCACAAGACCACGAAGGTTTCTACACGCACATTCTTACCCTGAACATCGGTGGTGAGTCTGTTGAAGCGATTCTTAAAGACATTCACCGTCACCCGTTCAAGCCTAAGATCACTCACTTAGACTTCCAACGTGTTGACCCGAACTCTAAGATCCACACTAACGTGCCAATTCACTTCATCGGTGATGAAGAAGTTAGCAAAAAAGGTGCAACTGCTGTTCACCAACTAACTGAAATCGAAATCACGTGTCTACCTAAAGCGCTACCTGAGTTCATCGAAGTAAGCGTAGCTGACCTAGTTCCTGGTGATTCACTACACCTATCTGAGATCAAACTACCAGCAGGTGTTGTTTCAGTAGAACTAGCTAAAGGCGCTGACCACGACCAAGCGGTTGTAACTGTCAACGCTAACAAAGCTGCTCCAGCTGAAGACTCAGAAGAAGCGTCTGATAGCGACGCAGAATAA